ATCAGTTGCCAGCCTCACCACAATCGTTCTTTGGAGCCACCCATCAACTTGAACCTGAAGAATAACTCGGCCATTATCGCAGGTATGCAGTTTCTGGAGAGATTACTCCTTGAAAGTTACGTGAAAGAAATTTACTACAGCATTGTACTTGCTGATATCGGCACATCTCCTCCTCTGTGcttcatattttattatttagttcCATTCCTTGCAATCAATCCTTCTGAACATTCTCTATCTTTTTTATACAGTGGACAGTCACATGCTAACAGGCATTCTTACCCtgtgaaaacaagaaaaaaaaattgttctagAGGTTAGATGTGATTGAAAGCCTTCTTCATGTTATTGTCATTTCAGATATGATCCGGTATGTGTGAGGACCTGGTTGGAAGACACTTGGCCTTTCTTCCTTCGGCCATGCTTTTCTCCGACCAGATGAGCTTCATGGTAGTGTCATTTCCCAGAGAGTAACATGGAAAAAGATGCTGCAGAACATGTGCCAGAATGCATTGATGTTGCCATGACATTAAGCTTCCCCCGTTTCAGGTTATGATGATGAAGACTGTACCGGAATCGAGTAGCCATCGACTTTGGAGGAACGAACAAGTTTAGCCTCTAGGCAAGGAAGGTCAGGTCTGTAATCATAGCTGCAACTGAGCCAGCATTGGGTGTGAAACACCGTGACAGGAAACCATAGAGAAGCCTATGGTCGGTCATACAGTGTTGAGACCTGTGAACCATGGAGAAGCTCGTCAGCATCTTTTTCATGTACCTTGATCTCATTTACGTGTGGCTTTGAAGCATAAAGAAATCATCATGAGATTGACGCATCTGAGGCATGCCAAGAAGCTTAAGATTCAAGATCATGTTCTGCGATCGCTATCAGCCCTACTTTTTCGTCTCGAGACTGGTGCTTGATTCCATCTAATTTGTTTGTTGATCACAGCAGCAAACAAAGGAGCacagctagagagagagagaggacttcGCCCACCTTGCCCTGTTGGCTTTTCCTGGGTGGAGAGTTGTCCCTTAGCCAATTGCTGCCAAAAAGAAAGTCCCAGCGCTGTTGGCCCATTTCGTTTGCAGACACAAACATCAAATCGGCTGCGGTAATATTAGCAGAAAGGTGCCAACAGACCTGTTGGTCACATCACGCCAAGATCGAGCAACCGATCTCGATTGATGGCCTATGTGCTGAATGTTTGTGCTGGTTCTAACCTGTAACTCCATGTTGCTATCCGAAACAATCAATCGAAAAAACAAGCAGCATCACTGTCACAATTCTGCCCTCAAATCAACTTCTTCGATCTGATGGAATTCGGATTACATTGATCTATAAATCTTTTACACCTTCATTCAATCTAGTcattagaaaaataattattattattgcagGAGACATATTTCAACTGCAAACACACACACCGAATGCTGCGGACACCCATGCAGACAACCTCTCTTCATCCCTTCCACGAGGAACGAAGAAGAACAGAGGCTGTCCTCCGTATGTATATAAGGTCCCCGCGCTCATCCTCCACCACCTCTGACCTCTGAGAGTAAACCAGCGTtacatttcttcttttctttgtctCCTCCTCCTCGAATCTTGTCTCTCTTCTTCCATAGTTTTCTCTTCGAGTATTATGACCACCTCACCATGCCCTTTTGAGTTCAGTCCCCGCTCTCCGATATCTTCTTGGTGCCATGGCTTCTTCCACCGCTTCTTCTCAGCCGCATGGGACCCAGAACGAGGATGTCCACGCCGCCATTGCCAAGGCCGTGGAGCTGAGGTCTCTGCACGCGGCGCTGCTGCAAAGGAGCAACCTTGGCAGCCCCGCCGTCCTCGGCCCCCACGTCGGTGCTTCCCCTTCTCTCTTGCGGCGTTCTAATCCGCTCTCCACGGCCGAAGACTACCCCGTCTTCGCACCTGTGAGGATTCTTGCTGCCCTCAGCCTTTAGCTTCATTCGCTTCCTCGTCTCTAATAAACGCGTTAACTCGGTGTGAATCTTTCGATCGATTCTTCGTTCGGTTTGACCTTGGTGGATTCTTGATGTTAGTATCGCGACAAATATTTTGGAGGATTTCAAGTGGATTCCGTCGTTGTTAACTTCCATTAAAACCTTTGGAGCTTCTTGGTATGTTCCTTCTTGTTCGTTTCTTGAATGTGGCTGCGAACTACTTCCAGGTTGCTCTATGCGTGTTCACTAGGATCTTTTCTGGGGTTGTATTCTGCTGATTCTGATGTTTGATATCTTGGAATATAGCGAGGTAATTTAGATTTCGTTTCTCGAAGGTCTTCACACTTGCAACGAGCAATCTGCTTGGTCTTCACACTTCCTTATGCTTTTGTCTTGGGAGGGACTCTATATATGTGGTGgctattcttcttcttcaaggAAGGATGTGTCTAGCAATGCTTCCCTCTTTGTCTCAACATCCATCATCCTTGGCATGCAGAAATTTTATTTGTCTTAGAGATGAGACATCTTGTAGTGCTAAGACTCTCATTATGAATGAACTGCCAACTAGTATAACTACACCAACAAGTAAATGTATGAAAAGCAAAATAATAAGATCCTCCTCTGTAAATTTCTCTGGTTGTTTTTTATTCTGATTATTAATCATGTCTCATCTTACAGCAGGGATAACTGGATTGAGTGTCATTTACTTCCAACTTTGAGTATCTTAGCTATGAACATATGTTCTTCTTGATTCCTCTTTTTAGGCTTGGATCTTGTTGAGGACTTTAATTATCCACACTTgagttaataataattttaatatggaTCATATCACATTGCATTCTTAGGCTAATGAGTTTTAATGTCTCataatttttctcattttttcCATCAATCAAATACTACTGTAGGCTCTGGTCTCTTCGATATAGGTTTATTGTTGATTTCATTTTATGATGTTTTCTCCATAAAGATATTGCTTACTCTTTCCCATGAGTATAGTTTGCTCATTCTTTCACTTGAATCTGATACCCAATGAACTCGAAAACACAGCAGAGTAGTAGGGCTAAACTAAGATATGAATGTATGTTTTTAGTGTGAACAATTATTGGGAACATTCTTCACTCTGTTACTGATCTGAATAGAATTATGGCCTCGAGGAATCTGAAATCTcaacatattctaatctaacaacACTTTTCATTAAAactgttttatttattttctgtttTTCCCCCTGTTTTGTAATTGAAACTTAAAATGTCTATCTATGTTTGGCAGAGTTACGAAGAAGAGCCATTACGAGCTTATCACAGTATCCATCCAGAAAACCGAAGCTTATCAGGAACCTGGAGAGCCATGAAGCCAGCAGAAGGCAAGCAAGATGAATCAGTAAACATAGTTAGAAATGAACATTCTTCCCCTTACAGCGAGCGGAACATTTGCTTTACAACTGAACATTTCTCCAAGAGAAGCTCATGCGTAAATCACAATCTGCAAGCTTCTCTTGTGGCTGATGCCCTCAATTCTTCTAGTAGTAGAACCAGTCCAGGATACGAAACCATCGCTACATGCAACGCATGCAAGCCTCCAACCATCAATCGGGAATACGAAATCGAGCATAAGAACTTGAAGGCAGTCACGAGCATAGTAGGATCATTGCATGACTCAGAGCCACCAACACATGCGCACACCAAGCACAGAGGGCCTATCCTGTCATGGTTATTCCCCAGATTGAAGAAGAAACCCAAGCCAGAGATGTCGCCAAACCCTGTAGAATCCGAAGACATGGCTCAGCTTTTGAAGGACTGGGGATTGCTTTCACTTGAATCGGTGAAGAAGGAAGTGTTTAAAGCCAACAAGAACAGGGACGCAGCACTGGCAGAAGTCTCAGAAATGAGGTCTTCGCTGGGAGAGCTGCAACAAAAGCTAGTCAATTTAGAAACATACTGTGAAGAGTTGAAGAAGGCCTTAAAGCAGGCAAAGCATGCGAAGAATACCCTGGTTTTGGACCGGCCTAGTTTGCCGATGAGAACAAAATTCAATGGCAGCATAAAAGACAACACGATGACCGTCAGCCACGAGGTAATGGCGGAAGGTTTTCTGCAGATGGTATCAGAAGCCAGGCTATCCGTCAAACAGTTCTGCGAGATGCTGATCCATCAAATCGAAGAGACTGATTGTGAACTGATGGAGAAGCTGAAATCGCTTCTCCAGCCTCACCAGATGGCACCACCCAGTAATAAACACTCGAAAGCATTGTTACACCATGTGGAAGCTCTGATAAACCAATCTTTGTATCAGGATTTCGAGAACTGTGTGTTCCAGAAGAATGGCTCACCAAAATTTCTAGATCCGCAGCAAGATCGCCAGGAGAACTTCTCATCATTCATTTCACTACGGAACTTGAGTTGGAATGAGGTACTGCGCAAGGGGACCAAGTACTACAGTGAAGATTTCAGCAGGTTCTGTGATCAAAAAATGAGCTGCATCGTTTCCTTGCTAAATTCTTCAAGAGCATGGCCCGAACAGCTCCTCCACTGCTTCTTTGTGGCTGCCAAATGCATATGGTTGCTTCACCTGCTCGCTTTCTCGTTCGGCCCACCATTGATGATCCTGCGAGTTGAGGAGAATCAGAACTTCGATCCTCTTTACATGGAAGACATTCCTGTAGACAGAAAGACAGCACAAATCCCGGGCCTAGTTAAGATCATGGTCATGCCAGGATTCTACATTCAAGATAGTGTTCTCAAGTGCCGGGTTCTTTGCAGATATCAGTGACTCAATTCTCTTTGACCTTTGCTCTCCTCATGGATTTGGTGCTTGCAGGAGCTGTCGAAATCGATTCTCCATCCTGAAACTGTATTGTTCTATGAGTACAGGCTTGATAAAACAACTGTAATTTCTTTCCGTCTAACAAGGTAAATGTATTGTCTTGCAGATGAAGTGAGACTGAAAAGAAACGAGGAACTAATAATATTGATGGCATGGGGTTATTGTGATGGAAGTCATGGTGTTATCGTAGCTGCAGATTCTGAAACCATGTTTTGTGTTAGAAGCAGGCTCGTATGCTATGGTCTTCTTATCGGATTCTTGTGTCACGATCCGAACGAGCCGAAAAGCCCGTTAAAAGAGTCACGTGATTCCCACGTGGCGATCGCTGGATGATCGGCTCAGTAGTAATTGGTGGCACCAAGTGGAACTCGATCCATCGAAGTTCCGGCTACTTTCGAAGGGGGAAAAGGAAGAGCGATCGGACACGATGGCTGTCGATGGTGAGGAAGACGATCTGCTCCTCCCGCTACGCCGCCTCGAGATCTCCGACAACGCCAAGGGCTTCGTCGAGCTCCTCTCCCAGCTCAGCCCCGCCACCTCACCCCTCTCCGATGCCGACTTCCTTGCCCGATTCGCTGACCTAGCTGCCCTCGGA
This genomic stretch from Musa acuminata AAA Group cultivar baxijiao chromosome BXJ3-9, Cavendish_Baxijiao_AAA, whole genome shotgun sequence harbors:
- the LOC103997725 gene encoding IRK-interacting protein-like → MASSTASSQPHGTQNEDVHAAIAKAVELRSLHAALLQRSNLGSPAVLGPHVGASPSLLRRSNPLSTAEDYPVFAPSYEEEPLRAYHSIHPENRSLSGTWRAMKPAEGKQDESVNIVRNEHSSPYSERNICFTTEHFSKRSSCVNHNLQASLVADALNSSSSRTSPGYETIATCNACKPPTINREYEIEHKNLKAVTSIVGSLHDSEPPTHAHTKHRGPILSWLFPRLKKKPKPEMSPNPVESEDMAQLLKDWGLLSLESVKKEVFKANKNRDAALAEVSEMRSSLGELQQKLVNLETYCEELKKALKQAKHAKNTLVLDRPSLPMRTKFNGSIKDNTMTVSHEVMAEGFLQMVSEARLSVKQFCEMLIHQIEETDCELMEKLKSLLQPHQMAPPSNKHSKALLHHVEALINQSLYQDFENCVFQKNGSPKFLDPQQDRQENFSSFISLRNLSWNEVLRKGTKYYSEDFSRFCDQKMSCIVSLLNSSRAWPEQLLHCFFVAAKCIWLLHLLAFSFGPPLMILRVEENQNFDPLYMEDIPVDRKTAQIPGLVKIMVMPGFYIQDSVLKCRVLCRYQ